One genomic region from Colletes latitarsis isolate SP2378_abdomen chromosome 10, iyColLati1, whole genome shotgun sequence encodes:
- the LOC143346576 gene encoding A-type potassium channel modulatory protein KCNIP1 isoform X1: MYSVNVTPDKSSEKQITPKNMETEMGLYRNRRKESIPVKVFNYLKTQMQAEGIPKGELEELGGVLGGSTAGALALGGRHKPEELATLAANTRFSRKEIQLIYRGFKQECPTGLVDEEAFKQIFSQFFPQGDASQYAHYVFNTMKRKPSGKISFEEFLTILSKVSRGSVEEKLQWVFGLYDLDGDGLISKEEMLDVVGSIYEMLGRYTQPQIVEPHLAAREHVDRIFHLIDANKDGVVTIEELVQWCSKDEQLLKSLDTLDTVL; the protein is encoded by the exons ATGTATAGCGTTAACGTGACGCCAGATAAATCTTCCGAGAAACAAATTACTCCAAAAAATATGGAAACTGAAATGGGATTATATAGAAATCGAAGAAAGGAATCGATACCTGTTAAAGTGTTCAATTACCTAAAGACTCAAATGCAAGCAGAAGGAATTCCAA AGGGCGAGCTTGAAGAACTCGGGGGCGTTTTAGGGGGTTCCACTGCCGGTGCCCTTGCCCTCGGTGGTCGGCACAAACCGGAGGAACTCGCCACCTTGGCGGCAAACACCAGGTTCTCCAGGAAGGAGATACAGCTGATATATCGAGGCTTCAAGCAGGAATGTCCAACCGGTCTCGTCGACGAGGAAGCTTTCAAGCAGATTTTTTCACAGTTCTTTCCGCAGGGAG ATGCTAGCCAGTACGCCCATTATGTCTTCAATACCATGAAGCGAAAACCGTCTGGAAAGATCAGTTTCGAG GAATTCTTAACGATCTTGTCGAAAGTGTCCAGAGGCTCGGTGGAGGAGAAACTTCAGTGGGTGTTCGGACTTTACGATCTAGACGGAGATGGACTGATCAGCAAAGAGGAAATGCTGGACGTGGTTGGTTCCATTTACGAGATGTTGGGCCGTTACACGCAACCGCAAATAGTCGAGCCGCATTTGGCAGCCCGGGAACACGTCGATCGTATTTTTCAC TTGATAGATGCGAACAAAGACGGCGTGGTCACGATCGAGGAATTGGTGCAATGGTGTTCCAAGGACGAGCAACTCTTGAAAAGTCTCGACACCCTCGACACTGTCTTATGA
- the LOC143346576 gene encoding A-type potassium channel modulatory protein KCNIP2 isoform X3, translated as MKARKSREKKGELEELGGVLGGSTAGALALGGRHKPEELATLAANTRFSRKEIQLIYRGFKQECPTGLVDEEAFKQIFSQFFPQGDASQYAHYVFNTMKRKPSGKISFEEFLTILSKVSRGSVEEKLQWVFGLYDLDGDGLISKEEMLDVVGSIYEMLGRYTQPQIVEPHLAAREHVDRIFHLIDANKDGVVTIEELVQWCSKDEQLLKSLDTLDTVL; from the exons ATGAAGGCACGTAAGAGCCGGGAGAAAA AGGGCGAGCTTGAAGAACTCGGGGGCGTTTTAGGGGGTTCCACTGCCGGTGCCCTTGCCCTCGGTGGTCGGCACAAACCGGAGGAACTCGCCACCTTGGCGGCAAACACCAGGTTCTCCAGGAAGGAGATACAGCTGATATATCGAGGCTTCAAGCAGGAATGTCCAACCGGTCTCGTCGACGAGGAAGCTTTCAAGCAGATTTTTTCACAGTTCTTTCCGCAGGGAG ATGCTAGCCAGTACGCCCATTATGTCTTCAATACCATGAAGCGAAAACCGTCTGGAAAGATCAGTTTCGAG GAATTCTTAACGATCTTGTCGAAAGTGTCCAGAGGCTCGGTGGAGGAGAAACTTCAGTGGGTGTTCGGACTTTACGATCTAGACGGAGATGGACTGATCAGCAAAGAGGAAATGCTGGACGTGGTTGGTTCCATTTACGAGATGTTGGGCCGTTACACGCAACCGCAAATAGTCGAGCCGCATTTGGCAGCCCGGGAACACGTCGATCGTATTTTTCAC TTGATAGATGCGAACAAAGACGGCGTGGTCACGATCGAGGAATTGGTGCAATGGTGTTCCAAGGACGAGCAACTCTTGAAAAGTCTCGACACCCTCGACACTGTCTTATGA
- the LOC143346576 gene encoding A-type potassium channel modulatory protein KCNIP2 isoform X4: MQRQEGELEELGGVLGGSTAGALALGGRHKPEELATLAANTRFSRKEIQLIYRGFKQECPTGLVDEEAFKQIFSQFFPQGDASQYAHYVFNTMKRKPSGKISFEEFLTILSKVSRGSVEEKLQWVFGLYDLDGDGLISKEEMLDVVGSIYEMLGRYTQPQIVEPHLAAREHVDRIFHLIDANKDGVVTIEELVQWCSKDEQLLKSLDTLDTVL; encoded by the exons ATGCAACGGCAAG AGGGCGAGCTTGAAGAACTCGGGGGCGTTTTAGGGGGTTCCACTGCCGGTGCCCTTGCCCTCGGTGGTCGGCACAAACCGGAGGAACTCGCCACCTTGGCGGCAAACACCAGGTTCTCCAGGAAGGAGATACAGCTGATATATCGAGGCTTCAAGCAGGAATGTCCAACCGGTCTCGTCGACGAGGAAGCTTTCAAGCAGATTTTTTCACAGTTCTTTCCGCAGGGAG ATGCTAGCCAGTACGCCCATTATGTCTTCAATACCATGAAGCGAAAACCGTCTGGAAAGATCAGTTTCGAG GAATTCTTAACGATCTTGTCGAAAGTGTCCAGAGGCTCGGTGGAGGAGAAACTTCAGTGGGTGTTCGGACTTTACGATCTAGACGGAGATGGACTGATCAGCAAAGAGGAAATGCTGGACGTGGTTGGTTCCATTTACGAGATGTTGGGCCGTTACACGCAACCGCAAATAGTCGAGCCGCATTTGGCAGCCCGGGAACACGTCGATCGTATTTTTCAC TTGATAGATGCGAACAAAGACGGCGTGGTCACGATCGAGGAATTGGTGCAATGGTGTTCCAAGGACGAGCAACTCTTGAAAAGTCTCGACACCCTCGACACTGTCTTATGA
- the LOC143346576 gene encoding A-type potassium channel modulatory protein KCNIP1 isoform X2, translating to MYSVNVTPDKSSEKQITPKNMETEMGLYRNRRKESIPVKVFNYLKTQMQAEGIPRGSTAGALALGGRHKPEELATLAANTRFSRKEIQLIYRGFKQECPTGLVDEEAFKQIFSQFFPQGDASQYAHYVFNTMKRKPSGKISFEEFLTILSKVSRGSVEEKLQWVFGLYDLDGDGLISKEEMLDVVGSIYEMLGRYTQPQIVEPHLAAREHVDRIFHLIDANKDGVVTIEELVQWCSKDEQLLKSLDTLDTVL from the exons ATGTATAGCGTTAACGTGACGCCAGATAAATCTTCCGAGAAACAAATTACTCCAAAAAATATGGAAACTGAAATGGGATTATATAGAAATCGAAGAAAGGAATCGATACCTGTTAAAGTGTTCAATTACCTAAAGACTCAAATGCAAGCAGAAGGAATTCCAA GGGGTTCCACTGCCGGTGCCCTTGCCCTCGGTGGTCGGCACAAACCGGAGGAACTCGCCACCTTGGCGGCAAACACCAGGTTCTCCAGGAAGGAGATACAGCTGATATATCGAGGCTTCAAGCAGGAATGTCCAACCGGTCTCGTCGACGAGGAAGCTTTCAAGCAGATTTTTTCACAGTTCTTTCCGCAGGGAG ATGCTAGCCAGTACGCCCATTATGTCTTCAATACCATGAAGCGAAAACCGTCTGGAAAGATCAGTTTCGAG GAATTCTTAACGATCTTGTCGAAAGTGTCCAGAGGCTCGGTGGAGGAGAAACTTCAGTGGGTGTTCGGACTTTACGATCTAGACGGAGATGGACTGATCAGCAAAGAGGAAATGCTGGACGTGGTTGGTTCCATTTACGAGATGTTGGGCCGTTACACGCAACCGCAAATAGTCGAGCCGCATTTGGCAGCCCGGGAACACGTCGATCGTATTTTTCAC TTGATAGATGCGAACAAAGACGGCGTGGTCACGATCGAGGAATTGGTGCAATGGTGTTCCAAGGACGAGCAACTCTTGAAAAGTCTCGACACCCTCGACACTGTCTTATGA
- the LOC143346568 gene encoding uncharacterized protein LOC143346568: protein MNGNDISRLSYKELQALALRYRVPGNIKKKLLVKVLQAAKGGNEIEVGRLLQDLKQNRKRKVRKIDTGKFLGLTSTPLHSPDYVMADDYYSPQQQPPYQGVAAEEEIVSRDQDNRIPHYEDFKQFLLKKIQREFQTYDTNNNQVESSSVVDLRTATVSSDVQTISLDNSNHTRSNLIPANNNNNNNNNNIDSLTYRQNDCLRHQTSEDRNSNLHGSILLKKMLQAPVGANLGEIASPLIGGYRFSAMDHYQSNSLLDNSDTLTAESDNQDNNEENFENTSDCYGLLSSMKGEYLFNESNFVKHVDEIGQQITNVLTNENDNRYKYSTNNDMHQDYENWTITNVMDATDTNCTTSDLVQSSRIYQTMYYDNTGSIPLNKPTNDEGLTCQYRTIENLHTYNSNQNLLNLNATEESQYYETNIIPNIQSDSTSTYYLQNLIKYTTETNEEYFQNTHSYSNANINQETYSSTVSQTFSNNNRYNSNTLCENSCSNNNQGNISLSSNFEQQTPNCNSIVQSECSTKKNVSSTVDKVKTNGILDPFWPKKFSKISTDPILESILNFIDSERIDLSKLDQTSCVHCYVAPIVTHSPESSHVICSQKARFVAEYRQHSFYPHWLLYNDSSRGMQMANLQTEFEESATEEMPVLRTSILKSTPDLKESIEETQDFIPEL, encoded by the exons ATgaacggcaacgatatttcaagATTATCGTACAAGGAATTGCAGGCGCTAGCTCTCAGATATCGTGTACCAGGTAACATAAAG AAGAAACTGTTAGTTAAAGTATTGCAAGCTGCCAAAGGCGGAAATGAAATCGAAGTTGGTAGGCTACTGCAGGATCTCAAACAAAATCGTAAGAGAAAGGTGAGAAAAATCGACACCGGAAAATTTCTTGGGTTAACCTCCACACCATTGCACAGTCCTGATTACGTTATGGCTGATGATTATTACAGTCCGCAACAACAACCACCATATCAGGGG GTTGCAGCCGAAGAAGAAATTGTAAGTAGAGACCAAGACAATAGGATTCCTCACTACGAAGACTTTAAGCAAtttttgttaaagaaaataCAGAGGGAGTTTCAAACGTACGATACCAATAATAATCAAGTAGAAAGTTCATCTGTCGTGGATTTGAGAACAGCAACTGTTTCCTCCGATGTGCAAACTATTTCTTTGGATAATAGCAACCATACTAGATCTAATCTAATACctgctaataataataataataataataataataatatagattCGTTAACCTATCGACAGAACGATTGCCTTCGACATCAAACATCGGAGGATAGAAACAGCAATCTACACGGCTCCATACTTTTGAAGAAAATGTTACAAGCACCGGTCGGTGCAAATTTAGGAGAAATAGCTAGTCCTCTGATCGGTGGTTATCGGTTTTCAGCAATGGATCATTATCAGTCTAATAGTTTATTAGATAATTCTGATACATTGACTGCCGAATCGGACAATCAAGATAATAATGAAGAAAATTTCGAAAACACTTCAGACTGTTACGGACTTTTAAGCAGCATGAAAGGAGAATACTTGTTCAACGAATCAAATTTTGTTAAGCACGTAGATGAGATTGGTCAACAAATTACCAATGTTTTAACTAATGAAAATGATAATCGATACAAGTATTCTACAAATAATGATATGCACCAAGATTACGAGAATTGGACTATTACCAATGTTATGGACGCAACAGATACCAACTGTACAACATCCGATCTTGTCCAGTCCTCAAGAATCTATCAAACTATGTATTATGATAATACGGGATCTATTCCTTTAAATAAACCCACAAACGACGAGGGTTTAACATGTCAATATCGTACCATCGAAAATTTACATACTTACAACTCTAATCAGAATTTATTGAATTTGAACGCGACGGAAGAAAGTCAGTATTACGAGACAAACATCATTCCCAATATACAATCTGACTCTACTAGTACATATTATTTACAAAACTTGATCAAATATACTACAGAAACCAACGaggaatattttcaaaatacacATTCTTATTCAAACGCAAACATAAATCAAGAGACGTACTCATCCACTGTTTCTCAAACGTTTTCTAATAACAATCGCTATAATTCTAATACTTTGTGCGAAAACTCATGTTCAAACAATAATCAAGGAAATATCTCACTGTCTTCAAACTTTGAACAGCAGACACCAAACTGTAATTCTATCGTACAATCTGAATGCAGTACTAAGAAAAATGTATCGAGTACAGTGGATAAAGTAAAAACGAATG GAATACTAGATCCATTTTGgccaaaaaaattctcaaaaatttCAACGGATCCCATTTTGGAAagtattttaaatttcattgacTCCGAACGCATAGATTTATCAAAACTAGATCAAACATCTTGCGTACATTGTTACGTAGCGCCGATTGTCACACATTCACCGGAATCATCGCATGTAATTTGTTCTCAAAAAGCAAGATTCGTTGCTGAATACAGGCAGCATTCTTTTTACCCTCATTGGTTACTGTACAATGATTCCTCCCGTGGAATGCAAATGGCTAATTTACAAACAGAATTTGAAGAATCCGCGACGGAAGAAATGCCAGTTTTGCGTACATCGATACTCAAAAGTACACCTGATTTAAAGGAATCGATCGAAGAAACTCAAGATTTCATTCCCGAACTTTGA